DNA sequence from the Luteitalea sp. genome:
GGCACGTCTTTCAGGCTGTATTTGTAGTAGCCAGGCTTGAGGAGGCGCACGCCGCCTTTGCTCGCCGCCTCGAAGGTGGGCACGGCCGCCGGATCCTCTGCCGAGAGCAGGCTCGTGGTCACCATCGGGACCGGCACGCCAGACGCCGCAATGGCCTCGATCGCGCGCGGCAGATCCGTGGCGACGCGCTCTGGCAGCACGTGTCCCTCGGGCCGCACGGTGAGGTCGACGCCATCGAAGCCCGCCTCTTTCACCGTGCGGCCAAGCTCGCCCCATGCCAAGTCGGGGAGATGCTTGGAAAAGAAGCAATAGGGTCCGCGAAAGCTTTCGGCGGGAGACGCACGCTCGGCGACGCCGCTGTTCGCCCCGGACAGTCGCCCGCTGCCGAGCGCGGTCGTCAGACCAGTGCTCAGCCCCAGGCCGAGCGCAGTCTTCTGAAAATCCCGTCGTGTGACCTGCCCCATCGCCTTCCTCCTAGTGGTATGACCGCCTATCGTATCGCAGACCGGTGGCGGGCGGCCGCCTCGGCGAGGCGGCCCTACCTGAGGGCGCCCTACTTGGGCGCCCTAACCTAGCGCCACACGCCTCGTGTCGTGCGCGTGGCAGGCGCACGCGGCGCGACGATGCGCGGTGAACCCCACACGCATGCATCGTTCACCGGGTTGTTTGCGCGGCCGGGGTCCGTGCGCAGGACGAAGTCGACGGTGCGTCCTGCCCAGGGCCGCAGATCGAGACGCACGGGGAACCAGCGCCGCTGCTCCGGCACGATGAACGGCGCCAGCTCCAGCCTCGCCAGCTCGGACCGCCTGTGCCGATCGATGATCTCGACGATGAAGATCGCGCCGTCGGTGGGCATGGTCCAGGTGTGCGGAGCGAGGCCAATATCGGCAACAAATGTGGCCTCGGGCGGTACTTGTAGCCTCCAGGTCGCGACACTGGGCGGGAGCTCGAGCAGCGCCGGCTTGCGCTCATCGCGAATCGTCACCGGGGTGAGCGCGAATGCGAGGTGTAACTGACCGAGGTCTGTTTCCTTCCGCGCTTCAGAAAAGCGATCGAGCAGGTTGATCACCTCGTCGTTCGGTGTCGGCCAGCCGGCGGTGCCCACCAGAGGGACCAACACCGCTGCGAACCAGCGCTTCGCCGCTGAGGCGCGCCTTCGGGAGAGCTGAACGGGCATTGGCGCCTGGCGCGGGTGGGTGTCCGCCCTTCGATCCGTCCCGCGGCTCGTGCCATCCAGGGTGTGGCGCGCTTGCTCCGGCCGAGCGCCGTTGGCACGGGCAATCGCCAAGAAACAGGCATACGCGAGCGCTGTGTTCCAGATGAGAAAGAGCGCGCTTGCAAACCACCAGGTGCGGAGCCACCAGGGGCCAAGCGGCATGATCTGATCGAGCAGCCAAGGGACCGTGGCGTAACGTGCCGAGGTTTCGAAGACGAGGTCGCCCCATTGCTCGCGGCCGTCAACGAACAGCTGACCTCCGTCATACTCGTCCGTGAGAGCGGCGACGAGGGCGATTGGGCGCTCCGCGGGCGTGCTCGGTGCGCGCACGCGAAGGCGGAAGTGCCGCCCGCGCGAGGGCACGATGGAGGGGAAGCTGAGGCGGAATGCTTGGTCGGCGACGACCTCTTCCGCAGGGTGCGCGACGCGATAGACCAATCGGTCCCGACCGGCGACGACGTCGTACAGCTCGAAGACAACATCTCCAGCGACGTCCCCTCGTCTCGGTCGGGCGTGCACGCTGATGCCGTCGAACCCGTCGGCGTCGATCCTGAAGGTCTGTGCGACCTCCCGGCGGCCACTGATGTCGTCAATGAGCGTCGTGCGCCCGCGGGCCGGCGAGACGCGAGGCGTGCCGTGCTGAACGAAGAACAGCCGGGAGATTTCGTAGCCGAAGATCGAGCCGAAGAGCAGCAAGAACGCCGCCATCCGGCGCCTGTCGTGCCACATGGGCGAGGAGAGTGTAACACTTGGGGGCGATCCGCGAGGGCGGGGGGGAACCGGTACAAGGGATCAAGGGATCAAGGGATCAAGGGGTCAAGGGATCAAGGGGTAAGGGGTAAAGGGATCTAGGGGGCAAGGGGTAAAGGGATCTAGGGCAAGGTTCAGTGTCGGTAGGGCGTTCGCCGAACGCGCCGTCCGGACGCCTCGGTGAGATGACCGCCGCCGAAGCGAGGCGGCCCTCCCTTGATCCCTTGACCCCTTGATCCCTTGATCCCTTGATCCCTTGACCCCTTGACCCCTTGACCCCTTGACCCCTTGACCCCTTGTCCCTTGCTATAGTGACTAGATGAGCGAGTCCACCCACACGGCGCTTGCCGAGGAGACCGAGGTCGGCAGCTATTTCGTCGCGAACTACCCGCCGTTTTCGGTGTGGTCGCACGAGGCGGTCGAGGCGGATGCCATACCGGCGCTGAGTGCGGCCCCGGCCGAAGGTGTGCCACTCGGCCTCTACCTGCACATCCCGTTTTGCCGGAAGCGGTGTCACTTTTGTTACTTCCGTGTGTACACCGACAAGAACGCCAGGGATGTCGCCGAGTACCTCGACGCGCTGGCCCGTGAATGGGAGATCTACGCTCGGCTTCCCGCCATTGCCAATCGCACGCTCAACTTCGTGTACTTCGGCGGCGGGACCCCCTCGTTTCTGTCGACGCGCCAGCTCCAAGGGCTGGTCGATCGGCTGACGGCCGTGGCTGGCTGGCGCGAGGCGGAGGAGATCACCTTCGAGTGCGAGCCTGGAACGCTGACCGAGAGCAAGCTGTCTGCAATTCGGCAGCTGGGCGTGACGCGACTGAGCCTCGGCGTGGAGAGCTTCGAGGATCGTGTGCTGGAGCTGAACGGGCGGGCGCATCGCTCGCCGGAGATCAACCGGGCATATCAGTTCGCCCGCGCGCTCCAGTTTCCACAGCTCAATATCGATCTCATTGCCGGGATGTTGGGCGAGACCAACGAGACCTGGCGCGCGGCGGTGAGGAAGACGCTCGATCTCGAACCGGACAGCGTCACGATTTACCAGATGGAGCTGCCGTACAACACGACGATCAGCCGTGACCTCTTGAAGGGGAGCGGTCAATTCGCCGAGCACGTGGCGAACTGGTCGACCAAACGCCGTTGGGTCGACGAGGCGTTCGAAGTGCTCGAGCGCGCCGGTTATCACGTTGGCAGTGCCTACACAGCCGTCAAGGATCCAACGCGCACGAAGTTCATCTACCGCGACCGGCTCTGGCAGGGGGCCGACTTGGCTGGCTTGGGCGTTGCGTCGTTCGGTCACATCAACGGCGTCCACCTGCAGAATGTCGATACGTGGGAGTCGTACACCAACGTGATTCAGCGTGGAGAGGTGCCGCTCAGTCGTGCCTATCGTCCAAGCGACGAGGAGCGGATGATTCGTGAGCTGGTGCTGCAGC
Encoded proteins:
- a CDS encoding radical SAM protein encodes the protein MSESTHTALAEETEVGSYFVANYPPFSVWSHEAVEADAIPALSAAPAEGVPLGLYLHIPFCRKRCHFCYFRVYTDKNARDVAEYLDALAREWEIYARLPAIANRTLNFVYFGGGTPSFLSTRQLQGLVDRLTAVAGWREAEEITFECEPGTLTESKLSAIRQLGVTRLSLGVESFEDRVLELNGRAHRSPEINRAYQFARALQFPQLNIDLIAGMLGETNETWRAAVRKTLDLEPDSVTIYQMELPYNTTISRDLLKGSGQFAEHVANWSTKRRWVDEAFEVLERAGYHVGSAYTAVKDPTRTKFIYRDRLWQGADLAGLGVASFGHINGVHLQNVDTWESYTNVIQRGEVPLSRAYRPSDEERMIRELVLQLKRGWIRPAYFAGKYDVNVLERFHDQLASLAAEGHVQTVGEEVVALSRKGLLRVDALLQRFFLPQHAGIRYT